Proteins encoded together in one Anopheles darlingi chromosome 3, idAnoDarlMG_H_01, whole genome shotgun sequence window:
- the LOC125955372 gene encoding cytochrome P450 6a2-like, whose protein sequence is MLATSIFLVGLLYSKPLAAVPVIVLVALVYWLLRYNYKFWKINNVPHPKPSLLTGNVGATFLLRKHISQLASDWYNAFPDATFVGYFNALTPAIMVKDPVLVKNILTRDFDCFAKNGFTVDGRYDPLLAHHPFMAAGEQWKRSRTLLTPSFTGAKMKQLFPIMDSVADEFVSFVKRNLGKELEAKQVSARFTTQNVVACTFGVDGGCFNDTDSEFRLMGRRAFDVSHSSSFKIVLQIFVPAIAKLLPIPFLSKDVDEWIRCFVAGLMSKRMNAQSVTPQKDDLLTSLLSNINKHNASQTEVTANALTIFVEGFESSSGVLGFALYRLAKSPEVQQKLFDEVSKVLAAHDGQLSYDVMQQMDYLDWVVMETLRMHPPAATMHKTSTKKYIMRRGHRDQVGHDLGVYVREGTPILIPVLALHMDAKYFPEPQKFDPERFSPERKATHEGTVYLPFGEGPRICVGMKFGQTQVKLGLLKLILQYRVSIGPNHKPLCVDPRSLLYQAKYGLLLTFEKR, encoded by the exons ATGTTGGCCACATCGATCTTTCTCGTCGGTCTGCTGTACAGCAAACCACTGGCAGCAGTGCCCGTCATAGTTCTAGTGGCCCTCGTATACTGGCTGTTAAGATACAATTAcaaattttggaaaatcaaCAACGTCCCACATCCGAAGCCGTCACTGCTAACCGGAAATGTGGGTGCTACGTTTCTGCTCCGGAAGCATATCTCTCAGCTCGCCAGCGATTGGTACAA TGCGTTTCCCGATGCGACATTTGTTGGGTACTTCAACGCCCTAACACCAGCCATAATGGTAAAGGATCCGGTGTTGGTGAAAAACATTCTGACCCGAGACTTTGACTGTTTTGCGAAGAATGGTTTCACGGTGGACGGGCGTTACGATCCGCTGCTGGCACATCATCCCTTTATGGCCGCCGGTGAACAGTGGAAACGCTCGCGAACCTTACTGACGCCATCATTTACCGGCGCTAAAATGAAGCAGCTGTTCCCGATTATGGATTCGGTGGCTGATgagttcgtttcgtttgtcaaGCGCAACCTTGGGAAGGAGCTGGAGGCGAAGCAG GTTTCAGCACGCTTCACGACACAAAACGTGGTAGCTTGTACGTTTGGTGTGGACGGCGGGTGTTTCAATGACACCGATAGTGAGTTCAGATTAATGGGCCGACGTGCGTTCGATGTGTCTCATTCGAGTTCCTTTAAAATTGTGCTTCAAATTTTTGTTCCGGCCATTGCGAAGCTGCTACCCATACC ATTTCTAAGTAAGGATGTTGACGAATGGATAAGGTGTTTCGTGGCCGGTTTAATGAGCAAACGAATGAATGCCCAGTCCGTAACGCCGCAGAAGGATGATCTGCTGACATCGTTGCTGAGTAACATTAACAAGCATA ATGCATCGCAAACTGAAGTTACAGCTAATGCGCTGACGATTTTTGTGGAAGGGTTCGAATCATCTAGCGGGGTTCTTGGATTTGCCTTGTACAGG TTGGCTAAAAGTCCAGAGGTACAGCAGAAACTATTCGACGAAGTGAGTAAGGTATTGGCCGCACACGATGGACAGCTTAGCTATGATGTGATGCAGCAGATGGATTACTTGGACTGGGTGGTCATGGAAACGCTCCGGATGCATCCACCAGCGGCAACAATGCACAAGACGTCCACCAAGAAGTACATCATGCGTCGAGGACACCGGGATCAGGTTGGCCATGATTTGGGAGTATATGTCCGTGAAGGTACACCCATCCTGATACCAGTATTGGCGCTCCATAT GGATGCCAAATACTTCCCAGAGCCGCAAAAATTCGACCCAGAGCGTTTCAGTCCGGAAAGGAAGGCGACGCACGAGGGCACCGTGTATTTACCGTTCGGTGAAGGACCGAGGATCTGTGTTGGAATGAAGTTTGGTCAGACTCAAGTGAAACTGGGTTTGCTGAAGCTCATTTTGCAGTACCGTGTGTCGATCGGGCCTAATCATAAGCCGTTATGCGTTGATCCACGGTCGCTTTTATACCAGGCGAAATATGGTTTGCTTCTCACCTTTGAAAAACGCTAA
- the LOC125955375 gene encoding pickpocket protein 28-like yields MAIRRRFVFSRAYQVFEEYCSESSVHGVRFFVGAHRSACVKCTWLVVFLLSLVGCGIMIQQAYDKWDRTPVIVTLSETPAPVWDMNFPAITICPEIKVLKEHYNFTQQFNALYAQTFKARKNARYRINVTEDSISKMKAIIHHCSGIYMNPGNFIFDYNHIPEPSLVDFLKSVSLDRRSVLTTCGSTSDNRCTNYMQVTLTNEGVCYSFNMLSQDEMFRDGVLHSEYKYLEDWDDDGKGMDDDDINGKDEGQGLLQVAGSGLDAAIGFIMTHYPLKVDTSCVRGRGYKLLIHEPTVYPDLSKRNIRLSVSQTLTIALKPNIMITSPVLAKYSAQKRQCYFEDEHPLRFFRHYNQDNCELECLTNYTLESCGCVHFSMPRANETSYCTLPQALCAANARSHLFIRKQTARNGSVDYLRQCDCLPACTSVRYDLQITEESHTEEREVRSTLVSEEELLRNLQLPVYSMMQIFFQDTHFIPAQRSEMHGMVDFLANCGGLLGLFIGVSLLSIVEGLYYILLRPINGDTTTDAEMIS; encoded by the exons ATGGCAATTCGTCGCCGGTTTGTGTTTAGCCGAGCATATCAAGTGTTCGAAGAGTACTGCTCCGAAAGCTCGGTACACGGTGTGAGGTTCTTTGTCGGAGCCCACCGTTCCGCTTGCGTGAA ATGCACCTGGCTGGTGGTATTTCTGCTGTCGCTAGTCGGGTGTGGTATTATGATTCAGCAAGCGTACGACAAATGGGATCGTACGCCCGTCATCGTGACACTATCGGAGACACCGGCTCCCGTGTGGGACATGAACTTCCCGGCCATTACCATATGTCCGGAAATCAAGGTGCTGAAGGAGCATTACAACTTTACCCAGCAGTTCAACGCGTTGTATGCCCAGACGTTCAAGGCAAGGAAAAATGCCCGATATCGAATCAATGTCACCGAAGACAG CATCAGTAAGATGAAAGCCATCATCCACCACTGCTCGGGAATCTATATGAATCCGGGAAACTTCATCTTCGACTACAACCACATACCGGAACCCAGTCTGGTGGACTTTCTGAAAAGTGTTTCCCTGGACCGCAGAAGTGTACTAACGACGTGCGGTTCGACCAGCGATAATCGATGCACCAACTATATGCAAGTAACGCTGACGAACGAAGGCGTTTGCTACTCGTTCAACATGCTGTCTCAGGACGAGATGTTCCGCGATGGTGTGCTGCATAGTGAGTACAAGTATCTGGAAGATTGGGATGACGATGGTAAAGgcatggacgacgacgacatcaatGGCAAGGATGAGGGCCAAGGACTGCTGCAGGTAGCGGGATCCGGTTTAGATGCTGCCATAGGGTTCATTATGACCCATTATCCACTCAAAGTGGACACCTCGTGTGTG CGCGGCCGTGGTTATAAATTGCTTATCCACGAACCGACCGTATATCCGGATCTGTCCAAGCGTAACATCCGGCTCTCCGTCTCGCAAACGCTTACCATCGCGCTGAAGCCAAACATCATGATCACCTCCCCTGTGCTGGCCAAGTACAGTGCCCAGAAGCGTCAGTGTTACTTCGAAGACGAGCACCCTTTACGGTTCTTCCGGCATTACAATCAAGACAACTGTGAGCTCGAATGTCTGACCAACTACACGCTAGAGTCCTGTGGTTGCGTCCATTTCTCGATgccacgagcgaacgaaaccaGCTACTGCACGCTACCACAAGCACTATGTGCGGCAAATGCACGGTCCCATCTCTTCATACGGAAGCAAACTGCCAGAAATGGGAGCGTGGACTATCTCCGGCAGTGTGACTGCCTACCGGCATGTACATCCGTGCGTTACGATCTGCAGATCACCGAAGAGTCGCACACGGAAGAACGTGAAGTTCGGTCCACGCTCGTGAGCGAAGAGGAGCTTTTAAGGAATTTGCAGCT GCCTGTCTATTCGATGATGCAGATCTTTTTCCAGGACACGCATTTCATACCCGCACAAAGATCGGAGATGCACGGTATGGTGGACTTTCTGGCGAACTGTGGCGGCCTCCTTGGGCTCTTCATCGGCGTCAGTTTGTTGAGCATCGTGGAGGGACTATACTACATTCTGCTGCGTCCAATCAATGGTGATACAACGACGGACGCAGAAATGATTTCTTAG
- the LOC125955373 gene encoding pickpocket protein 28-like, which produces MRAFRRQSCHPAKAEVFQEYCTSSSIHGVQYFDANGRTSCERFWWLVVFLLSMGGCCMLIYKTFCKWEESPIIVTFSEKTTPVWEIPFPAITICPETKVQSKKLNFTAEMQSLLSDVRDGPNASIDPFIVGQLKVVTQVCHIEVNKDNVLYSINGTNEMDIVNVLRNISLDEYHLVQYCSFDDHIYVCNHYMQETITDEGVCYTFNIAPPEQIFRKGALHTKYKYMENARVDRFTSGFPELPVVPVYSRGSGIGTGLILHLKQSLSDIDYMCTGFAQGYKLILHDSKEYPQASKRNIRIPLGHEINIALKPQIIETTESASSYGWKKRQCFFDYERQLRFFQHYTQDNCELECLTNKTLLLCECVRFSMPHDNDTQVCSLGTWKWNCMLRTKNTFRPKSSARLSDLVEEYSHVTGICNCLPACKSTHYDLEITQSSLDIERFMKANSMPVDNNDEKYAFTTLEIYFKESHFITSKRTELYGFVDLLANCGGLLGLFMGVSFLSLIEICYFLTIRPFSKIRNRQPSKSISNINEANNLIPAVVSKN; this is translated from the exons ATGAGAGCATTTCGACGTCAATCGTGTCATCCCGCCAAGGCGGAAGTGTTCCAGGAATATTGTACGAGTAGTTCCATACACGGTGTCCAGTATTTCGACGCAAATGGCCGAACATCCTGTGAAAG GTTTTGGTGGCTTgttgtgtttcttctttcgatGGGTGGCTGTTGTATGTTGATTTATAAAACGTTCTGCAAATGGGAAGAGTCACCGATTATAGTAACATTTTCCGAGAAAACCACCCCCGTCTGGgaaattccatttcctgcGATTACGATTTGCCCAGAGACAAAGGTACAATCGAAAAAGCTGAACTTTACAGCCGAAATGCAATCCCTATTAAGTGACGTGCGCGATGGTCCAAATGCATCGATAGACCCATTCAT AGTCGGACAGCTGAAAGTTGTGACGCAGGTTTGTCACATAGAAGTGAACAAAGATAACGTCTTATATTCAATCAACGGAACCAATGAGATGGATATTGTGAACGTGCTAAGAAATATTTCTCTGGATGAATACCATCTAGTACAGTATTGTTCCTTCGACGACCATATCTATGTCTGCAACCACTATATGCAAGAAACTATAACGGACGAAGGGGTCTGTTACACCTTCAATATTGCTCCTCCAGAACAAATTTTCCGTAAAGGAGCCCTGCATACAAAGTATAAATATATGGAGAATGCTCGAGTAGATCGTTTTACATCCGGCTTTCCCGAGTTGCCTGTGGTTCCTGTTTATTCCAGAGGATCTGGGATAGGCACCGGACTTATTTTGCATCTCAAACAAAGCCTGTCTGACATCGATTACATGTGCACA GGGTTCGCTCAGGGATATAAACTGATACTGCATGATTCGAAGGAATATCCGCAAGCGTCCAAGCGTAACATCCGTATTCCACTCGGGCACGAAATCAACATCGCGCTAAAACCGCAAATTATAGAAACAACCGAATCCGCTTCCTCATACGGATGGAAGAAGCGCCAGTGTTTTTTCGACTATGAGCGTCAACTTCGCTTCTTCCAGCACTACACTCAGGATAACTGCGAGCTTGAGTGTCTCACCAACAAGACGTTATTGTTGTGCGAATGCGTTCGGTTTTCCATGCCCCATGACAATGATACTCAAGTCTGTTCTCTTggaacatggaaatggaactGTATGTTAcgcacaaaaaacacatttcggCCAAAATCGTCAGCCCGTCTCTCGGATCTCGTTGAAGAATATTCACATGTCACAGGAATTTGCAACTGTCTGCCGGCATGCAAATCGACACACTACGACCTAGAGATAACCCAGTCATCCTTAGATATCGAAAGGTTTATGAAAGCCAATTCCATGCCGGTGGACAACAACGATGAGAA GTACGCATTTACAACGCTGGAGATTTACTTCAAGGAATCACATTTCATCACATCCAAGCGCACGGAATTGTATGGATTTGTTGACTTGCTGGCCAATTGTGGTGGATTACTGGGACTCTTTATGGGAGTAAGCTTCCTGAGTTTGATAGAGATTTGCTACTTCTTGACGATTCGTCCCTTCTCGAAGATACGTAACAGGCAGCCGTCCAAGTCAATTTCTAATatcaacgaagcgaacaatTTGATTCCTGCCGTTGTTTCCAAAAACTAA
- the LOC125955374 gene encoding pickpocket protein 28-like yields MGGCCMLIYKTFCKWEESPIIVTFSEKTTPVWEIPFPSITICPETKVQSRKLNFTAEMQSLLSDLRRDGPNATIDPFIIGQLKIVAQLCNFLFNTRHYILHSINGTDEMDIVNVLRNISLDKYHQTAFCSFDNFHYDCNNYLKETITEEGICYTFNMPSQETIFRKGALHKKFNYIEDWFEFNWSGNHTPTIPIHSSGAGISTGLMLYLRQSLSDTDYMCTGFSQGYKLMLHDSKEYPQVSKRNIRIPLGHEINIALKPQMIETSKSAAAYDWKKRQCFFDYERHLRFFQHYTQDNCELECLTNMTLAMCRCVRFSMPHDNNTKVCSLRAWDCMFQAKQFFRPKSNVSEEYPRPVHDIIESCNCLPACKSTHYDLEITQSSLDIEKFMKANFVPVDNNDEKYAFTTLEIYFKESHFITSKRTELYGFVDLLANCGGLLGLFMGVSFLSLIEICYFLTIRPFSIRRKRQPRKLLPNGNDVNSSLLAVVSKKD; encoded by the exons atGGGTGGCTGTTGTATGttgatttacaaaacattctGCAAATGGGAAGAGTCACCGATTATAGTAACATTTTCCGAGAAAACCACTCCCGTCTGGgaaattccatttccttcgatCACGATTTGCCCAGAGACAAAGGTACAATCGAGAAAGCTGAACTTCACGGCCGAAATGCAATCCCTATTAAGTGATCTGCGGCGCGATGGCCCTAATGCAACAATAGACCCATTCAT AATCGGTCAGTTAAAAATCGTAGCGCAGCTTTGCAATTTCCTATTCAATACAAGACATTATATTTTACACTCAATCAATGGGACCGATGAAATGGATATTGTGAACGTGCTAAGAAATATTTCTCTGGATAAATATCATCAGACAGCATTCTGTTCTTTCGACAACTTTCACTATGACTGCAACAATTATCTGAAGGAAACAATCACGGAGGAAGGTATCTGTTACACCTTCAATATGCCGTCGcaagaaaccattttccgtAAAGGAGCTCTGCACAAAAAGTTTAACTATATTGAGGATTGGTTCGAATTCAACTGGAGCGGCAATCACACACCTACGATCCCTATTCATTCTAGTGGTGCTGGAATAAGCACAGGACTAATGTTGTATCTCCGGCAAAGCCTGTCGGACACCGATTACATGTGCACG GGTTTCTCTCAGGGATATAAACTGATGCTGCATGATTCGAAGGAGTATCCGCAAGTGTCCAAGCGTAACATCCGCATTCCGCTCGGGCACGAAATCAACATCGCGCTAAAACCGCAAATGATCGAAACATCTAAATCGGCGGCCGCGTACGATTGGAAGAAGCGCCAGTGTTTTTTCGACTATGAACGTCACCTTCGCTTCTTCCAGCACTACACTCAGGATAATTGCGAGCTCGAGTGTCTCACCAACATGACGCTAGCCATGTGCAGATGCGTTCGATTTTCCATGCCCCATGACAATAACACTAAGGTTTGCTCGCTTCGTGCATGGGACTGTATGTTTCAGGCAAAACAATTCTTTCGTCCAAAATCGAATGTTTCGGAAGAGTATCCTCGGCCCGTGCACGACATCATTGAAAGCTGCAACTGTCTGCCGGCATGCAAATCGACACACTACGACCTAGAGATAACCCAGTCATCCCTGGATATCGAAAAGTTTATGAAAGCCAACTTCGTGCCGGTGGACAACAACGATGAGAA GTACGCATTTACAACGCTGGAGATTTACTTCAAGGAATCACATTTCATCACATCTAAGCGCACGGAATTGTACGGATTTGTTGACTTGCTGGCCAATTGTGGTGGATTACTGGGACTCTTTATGGGAGTAAGCTTCCTGAGTTTGATAGAGATTTGCTACTTCTTGACGATTCGTCCCTTTTCGATAAGGCGTAAAAGGCAGCCAAGGAAGCTTCTACCTAATGGCAACGATGTGAACAGCTCGTTGCTGGCCGTCGTGTCAAAAAAAGATTAA
- the LOC125955371 gene encoding UPF0746 protein DDB_G0281095-like, which yields MLAIANFLARLLYSKPLAAVPPPLPQQQQRKYQQRKQQQEPQQQQQRQRQMQQQVQQQEQQQQQQNEQQPPRQRQSRSQQRNQQRQQGHQPQQKLQNQQREKRQQQHQHQQQQQQQQQQQSQQQHQHQQQQQQQQQQQQQQQQQQQQQQQQQQQQQQQQQQQQQQQQQQQQQQQPLKQRRTQYQRQIQMQQQLLKSRIKMQ from the exons ATGTTGGCCATAGCGAACTTTCTCGCCCGTCTGCTGTACAGCAAGCCACtggcagcagtaccaccaccactaccacaacagcagcaacggaaataTCAACAGCGCA agcagcagcaggaaccacaacaacagcagcag CGGCAAAgacaaatgcagcagcaagtacagcaacaggaacaacagcagcagcagcaaaacgagCAACAGCCACCGAGACAACGGCAGAGCAGATCTCAGCAGCGAAatcaacagcgacaacaagGACACCAGCCACAGCAAAAACTACAAAACCAGCAAAGGGAaaagcgacaacaacagcatcaacatcagcagcagcagcagcagcagcagcagcagcagtcgcagcagcagcatcaacatcagcagcagcagcagcagcagcagcagcagcagcagcagcagcagcagcagcagcagcagcagcagcagcagcagcagcagcagcagcagcagcagcagcagcagcagcagcagcagcagcagcagcagcagcagcagcagccattgaAACAACGACGAACCCAATATCAGCGGCAAAtacaaatgcagcagcaa CTTTTAAAATCGCGAATAAAAATGCAGTGA